Proteins from one Nymphalis io chromosome 23, ilAglIoxx1.1, whole genome shotgun sequence genomic window:
- the LOC126777473 gene encoding glucose dehydrogenase [FAD, quinone]-like produces MRLKNRENSTDRSKIPRHIEEYDFIIVGGGSAGCVIANRLSEVHEWRILLLEAGPEEPDITMIPSLAPVLQQSNIDWQYRGQPEKMSCRGAEGHTCVWPRGKTMGGTSAINYMVYMRGNRLDYDGWAEMGNPGWSYNEVLPYFIKSENNRNIEGNDTVYHGVGGPLNVERFPYTDINTLMLIEAFQERGLPLKDLTLPDNLGVNLVQSTSLNGRRFSANTAFIRPVRNVRSNLDIIVNALVTKVIIDPKTNIAQGVTYLKNGAYINVYARREVIICGGALNSPKILMLSGVGPKQHLQSLNIPVLADLKVGQNLQEHVTSNGISIAFSNKTSTLALNASQLFNEIINYRKQDVFNNGPLATTGNFNAVAFIKTKYASVNAPDIQFHFDARNIEEFLADPQIYIQRRLTPLSLSSGIGVWPILVTPKSRGYILLNQTEPVFGPPLIYSGFYTVKEDLDTLVEGMRYSLTLEQTDAFKRNGATIIKTPIQGCEEYVWGSYDYFVCLLTQYTATIFHPAGTCKMGPSWDKNAVVDSRLRVYGIKNLRVSDASIMPTVVRGNTNAPTIMIGEKASDMIKEDWMVKT; encoded by the exons ATGAGGCTGAAAAATCGTGAAAATAGCACAGATAGATCAAAAATACCGAGACATATAGaagaatatgattttataattgttgGTGGTGGATCAGCTGGCTGTGTAATCGCCAATCGATTATCAGAAGTACATGAATGGAGA atACTTTTACTTGAAGCCGGTCCCGAGGAACCAGATATTACTATGATACCAAGCTTAGCGCCTGTACTTCAACAATCCAATATAGACTGGCAATACAGAGGTCAACCAGAAAAAATGTCATGCAGAGGTGCAGAAGGTCATACGTGTGTCTGGCCGAG AGGGAAAACAATGGGAGGAACTAGTGCCATTAACTACATGGTATACATGCGAGGAAATCGGCTCGACTATGATGGATGGGCAGAAATGGGCAATCCAGGTTGGAGTTATAATGAg gttcttccttattttataaaatctgaaAATAATCGAAATATAGAAGGAAATGATACTGTGTATCATGGAGTTGGTGGACCTCTTAATGTAGAAAGATTCCCTTATACAGACATCAATACACTTATGCTAATAGAAGCTTTTCAAGAAAGAGGACTACCGTTAAAAGATTTGACACTACCAGATAACTTAGGAGTTAATTTAGTTCAATCTACTTCTTTAAATGGTCGTCGATTTTCAGCAAACACCGCATTCATAAGACCAGTACGAAACGTACGATCTAATCTTGACATTATTGTAAATGCCCTTGTCACAAAAGTAATTATAGATCCAAAAACAAATATAGCTCAAGGTGTAACCTATTTAAAAAACGGtgcttatataaatgtatatgctAGAAGAGAAGTCATAATTTGTGGAGGTGCGTTAAACTCTCCAAAAATACTTATGCTTTCCGGTGTAGGACCTAAACAACACTTGCAAAGCCTAAATATACCAGTATTAGCTGATCTGAAAGTCGGTCAAAATTTACAAGAGCATGTAACTTCGAATGGTATTTCAATAGCTTTTTCTAATAAGACTTCAACTTTGGCTTTGAACGCATCTCAGCTATTCAATGAAATCATTAACTATAGAAAACAAGATGTTTTTAACAACGGACCGTTAGCTACGACAGGTAATTTCAATGCCGTTGCATTTATTAAAACCAAATATGCTTCTGTTAATGCACCAGATATTCAATTTCACTTCGATGCCAGAAATATAGAAGAATTCCTTGCAGATCCCCAAATATATATCCAGAGAAGGCTAACACCTTTGTCTTTGTCCAGTGGTATTGGTGTATGGCCGATTTTAGTTACGCCGAAAAGTAGGGGTTATATACTGTTAAATCAAACAGAACCAGTTTTTGGTCCACCTTTGATATATTCAGGTTTTTATACAGTTAAAGAGGATTTAGATACATTAGTAGAAGGAATGAGATATTCTCTAACTTTAGAACAAACCGATGCATTTAAACGTAATGGTGctacaataattaaaacaccAATCCAGGGCTgtgaagaatacgtttgggggTCATATGactattttgtatgtttattgacGCAATATACAGCCACAATTTTCCATCCAGCTGGAACCTGCAAAATGGGACCGTCTTGGGACAAAAATGCTGTAGTTGATTCAAGATTACGAGTTTATGGTATTAAAAATTTACGAGTTAGTGATGCATCTATTATGCCTACAGTAGTAAGAGGGAATACAAATGCACCTACAATAATGATTGGCGAAAAAGCATCAGATATGATAAAAGAAGATTGGATGGTTAAGACTTAA